Proteins found in one Solitalea lacus genomic segment:
- a CDS encoding gliding motility-associated C-terminal domain-containing protein, translating to MGNVYKLNTKPDHMKFDRGFTIRLSALVSCLLIVLCNWKAAALPFKVQSRLNVHRLIYASFLPGESFTFSPISNNTIIQPPVYGICNGFSFDSGLIVGSDASPAGTTYNWQKSIDLGVTWTDVGVTLRDYNPPVSTKTTWYRRVAINGPDQDISNVVRIVIASTSVGNNTILTNQDIVSGATPQKLIGSDPNGGDGVSYEFVWEQSKDGSTWQLVPGAFTGRDYQPTALTTSTFYRRSVRMGVCPVFVSNTIKVTIVPVSVSGNTIIQPLENEKCGIASFNPKEIAGAQVSVTTGATFTYQWTQSIDGGATYTNIPGAVGQNYDPPELTRTTRFRRDVISGTVVNNSNIVFIIINPDGVGNNVINPIADVKAGVQPQLITGSDPTPSGNVFEFRWEQSADGLTGWTSAPGANTGKNYQPQPLIQTTYFHRKIGSGVCPSSESNSIKVTVLPSGAISNNKITAPPTVSYCGLSSVDPSVITGTAATNVLTYQWQQSFNNNSWSNIIDATGQNFDPSNLNQKVSFRRIAIAGTTRDTSNVVVFLVTPVALDNNTILSQPQVIPSGGIPAAIAGSLPTGGDGTYNYLWEKSEGGQNNWVVASGINNQLNYQPPAQSAPVYYRRTVTSGACSSTSEKYLIAITTNTDLAIEKTGGISDDVQNAVQFIIKAINKGPQDAMAIVVTDTLADNLEYISYKTDVGFVDYDPVKKIIKWEIDKLADKEEVKLRINAKPLENRNLINEAFISAQVVDADLSNNRSKAVIREVVFGIDAAHVPNMITPNGDGYNDVFKVPNIVSFPNNELTIMDRWGNRVYAVKEYQNNWNGEGLAEGTYFYVLKITVGNKIKVYKGFITLMRSRISG from the coding sequence ATGGGAAACGTTTACAAACTAAACACCAAACCCGACCATATGAAATTCGACCGCGGTTTCACAATACGGTTATCCGCATTAGTGAGTTGTTTGCTAATTGTATTATGCAATTGGAAGGCAGCTGCTTTGCCTTTTAAAGTACAATCAAGGCTAAACGTTCATAGGTTAATTTATGCATCTTTTTTACCTGGGGAATCTTTTACCTTTTCACCAATAAGTAATAACACCATCATACAACCTCCGGTTTATGGAATTTGTAATGGCTTTTCATTTGATTCAGGATTGATAGTAGGGTCGGATGCATCTCCTGCAGGCACAACTTATAATTGGCAAAAAAGTATTGACTTAGGAGTAACCTGGACAGATGTGGGCGTAACCTTACGAGATTACAATCCTCCTGTATCAACTAAAACCACATGGTATCGAAGAGTTGCCATTAATGGCCCTGACCAGGACATAAGTAATGTTGTAAGAATTGTCATTGCTAGTACTTCTGTTGGAAATAATACTATTTTAACCAATCAGGATATCGTTTCCGGAGCTACCCCTCAGAAGCTTATTGGATCGGATCCTAATGGTGGTGACGGTGTAAGTTATGAGTTTGTATGGGAGCAAAGCAAAGACGGCTCTACATGGCAATTAGTTCCTGGGGCCTTTACCGGAAGAGATTATCAGCCAACAGCATTAACTACGTCCACTTTTTATAGACGGAGCGTGCGAATGGGAGTGTGTCCTGTTTTCGTTAGTAATACAATTAAAGTAACAATAGTTCCGGTTTCTGTTTCTGGCAATACCATTATTCAACCTTTGGAAAATGAAAAGTGCGGTATAGCTAGTTTTAATCCAAAGGAAATAGCTGGCGCGCAGGTTTCTGTAACTACAGGGGCAACCTTTACTTATCAATGGACGCAAAGTATTGATGGTGGTGCCACCTATACCAATATCCCCGGAGCTGTTGGGCAGAACTATGATCCGCCTGAACTTACCAGAACAACCCGTTTTAGGCGTGATGTTATATCAGGAACAGTAGTTAATAACAGTAATATCGTATTTATTATTATCAACCCTGATGGCGTTGGTAATAATGTTATAAATCCTATTGCTGATGTTAAGGCCGGTGTTCAGCCGCAATTAATTACAGGAAGTGATCCTACTCCAAGTGGGAACGTATTTGAATTCAGATGGGAGCAAAGCGCCGATGGTTTAACAGGCTGGACTTCTGCTCCTGGAGCTAATACAGGTAAAAATTATCAGCCTCAGCCGTTGATTCAAACCACGTATTTTCATCGGAAGATTGGATCGGGAGTTTGTCCATCTTCAGAAAGTAATAGTATAAAGGTTACGGTTTTGCCTTCAGGTGCTATCTCTAATAATAAAATAACAGCGCCCCCTACAGTTTCCTATTGTGGATTGTCCTCTGTTGATCCAAGCGTTATAACTGGTACTGCTGCAACTAATGTATTAACCTACCAGTGGCAACAGAGCTTTAATAACAACAGCTGGTCAAACATTATTGACGCAACAGGACAAAACTTTGATCCTTCAAACTTAAACCAAAAAGTATCATTCCGCCGGATTGCAATTGCCGGAACCACCCGTGATACGAGTAATGTTGTAGTGTTTTTAGTTACTCCGGTTGCACTTGATAATAATACAATATTATCTCAACCACAAGTAATTCCGTCAGGAGGTATACCTGCTGCTATTGCAGGGTCTCTGCCAACAGGAGGAGATGGAACCTACAATTACTTATGGGAGAAAAGTGAGGGTGGACAAAATAACTGGGTTGTTGCTTCTGGTATTAATAACCAACTGAATTACCAACCTCCAGCACAATCAGCTCCTGTTTATTATAGAAGAACCGTGACTTCTGGGGCATGTAGCTCAACAAGTGAAAAATACCTCATCGCAATTACTACTAACACTGATTTGGCAATTGAAAAAACTGGAGGCATTAGTGATGATGTTCAGAATGCTGTTCAGTTTATCATAAAGGCGATCAATAAAGGTCCTCAAGACGCAATGGCTATTGTAGTGACTGATACATTGGCAGATAATTTGGAATATATTTCATATAAAACAGATGTAGGTTTTGTTGATTATGATCCTGTTAAAAAGATTATAAAATGGGAGATTGATAAACTAGCTGATAAGGAGGAAGTAAAACTTAGGATTAATGCTAAACCTCTTGAAAATCGCAATCTAATAAATGAAGCCTTTATTTCGGCGCAGGTCGTTGACGCAGATTTGTCAAATAACCGTTCAAAGGCAGTAATTAGGGAGGTTGTATTTGGTATTGATGCGGCGCATGTTCCTAATATGATTACTCCTAATGGTGATGGATATAATGACGTGTTTAAAGTTCCAAATATTGTTAGTTTTCCTAATAACGAGTTAACAATTATGGACAGATGGGGAAATAGGGTATATGCTGTAAAAGAGTATCAGAACAATTGGAATGGCGAGGGATTAGCTGAAGGAACTTATTTCTATGTGCTAAAAATTACGGTTGGGAATAAAATAAAAGTATATAAAGGTTTTATCACTTTAATGAGAAGTAGAATAAGTGGTTAA
- a CDS encoding PorP/SprF family type IX secretion system membrane protein, which produces MNKKLQLLVFMCFLFTTKVWAQQDAQFSQYMFNGLYINPAYAGFKQNLNINSFYRMQWSGFDGGPRTMTLSLDAPMYDNTMGLGFQVASDKIGNTNDLSAFGIYSYRLQVNDESHLAFGLGVGFYRSAFNGSKNILDDSGDPLNSGNASSSFSPELKFGLFYNTERFYMGLSANNLLSPYLKKDYDLSTISPPKSTQVYLTSGVALPLSENVVMKPSFLLKQDIKGYSTLDLNAFFLFYDKIWVGGAYRNSFKLINKQPNQPLYNANAAILMTELFLGEKFRVGYAFDMSLSAVKDLNASSHEVSLSYCLDVKDIIPERAPAPRNVQGVTERAEKAKAKAAEKETKQKARAEQEASKAAQKEQERKEKEQKTAEEKVVKQKEEPKVIEQQVKEKEKVEVPQPKVNEEAKAQESKAHDEAKRIKEEERQVAELRASEAKRERAEAKARAKAEAKEREDAKRKEEDAKREEERKEKEAARENERAAMKEKDAEKAKEKAEKMKEEKAKEVETPEQREERKKAEKEEAKRIKKLKRQKGAMVTPRYF; this is translated from the coding sequence ATGAATAAAAAACTACAACTTCTAGTTTTCATGTGCTTTTTGTTTACCACTAAAGTTTGGGCTCAGCAAGATGCACAGTTTAGCCAATATATGTTTAATGGCTTGTACATTAATCCTGCTTATGCCGGTTTTAAGCAAAATCTCAACATAAATTCTTTTTATAGAATGCAATGGAGTGGATTCGATGGAGGACCCCGAACAATGACTCTGTCCCTGGATGCTCCAATGTATGATAACACAATGGGATTGGGCTTTCAAGTAGCAAGTGATAAAATTGGAAATACCAATGATCTGTCTGCATTCGGAATCTATTCGTACAGATTACAGGTTAACGATGAATCACATTTGGCATTTGGCTTAGGTGTAGGTTTTTACCGTTCAGCATTTAATGGTTCGAAAAATATTCTGGATGATTCAGGAGATCCACTGAACTCTGGTAACGCATCCAGTTCTTTCAGTCCTGAATTAAAGTTTGGTTTATTCTATAATACCGAACGCTTTTATATGGGATTATCAGCCAATAATCTATTATCACCTTATTTGAAAAAGGATTACGATTTAAGTACGATTTCTCCACCTAAATCCACCCAGGTTTATTTAACCTCAGGTGTTGCTTTACCTTTAAGTGAAAATGTGGTTATGAAACCTTCATTTTTATTAAAACAAGATATAAAGGGTTATTCAACACTTGATTTGAATGCATTTTTCCTGTTTTACGATAAAATTTGGGTAGGAGGTGCTTACAGAAATAGTTTCAAACTCATCAATAAACAACCTAATCAACCTTTATACAATGCCAATGCAGCCATTCTAATGACAGAACTGTTTTTAGGCGAAAAGTTCAGGGTTGGTTATGCATTTGATATGTCATTGAGTGCTGTAAAAGATTTGAACGCTAGTTCCCATGAAGTCTCATTAAGTTATTGCTTGGATGTTAAGGATATTATACCCGAGCGTGCACCGGCTCCACGAAATGTACAAGGTGTAACTGAACGTGCAGAAAAAGCTAAAGCTAAGGCAGCAGAGAAAGAAACGAAGCAAAAAGCTCGTGCTGAACAAGAAGCTTCAAAGGCCGCTCAAAAGGAACAAGAAAGAAAAGAGAAAGAGCAGAAAACTGCTGAGGAGAAAGTCGTTAAGCAAAAAGAAGAACCGAAAGTTATAGAACAACAAGTTAAAGAGAAGGAAAAGGTAGAAGTTCCTCAACCTAAGGTAAATGAAGAAGCTAAAGCTCAGGAAAGTAAAGCTCATGATGAAGCTAAGCGTATAAAAGAAGAAGAAAGACAGGTAGCTGAATTACGTGCAAGCGAAGCCAAGCGAGAACGTGCTGAAGCCAAGGCAAGAGCTAAAGCTGAGGCGAAAGAACGAGAAGATGCAAAACGTAAAGAGGAGGACGCCAAACGTGAGGAAGAGCGCAAAGAAAAAGAGGCTGCACGTGAAAATGAGCGCGCTGCAATGAAAGAGAAAGATGCTGAAAAAGCCAAAGAAAAAGCGGAGAAAATGAAGGAAGAAAAGGCTAAGGAAGTGGAAACACCTGAGCAACGTGAGGAACGGAAAAAAGCTGAAAAAGAAGAGGCTAAGCGTATCAAAAAACTTAAGCGTCAAAAAGGTGCAATGGTAACGCCACGATACTTCTAA
- a CDS encoding OmpA family protein: MKRFLGILTIVGFICSAEMTYAQVDKADQEFEQLSYTTALELYKKAFEQTKTVPILQRIVECYKRTNRYKEWETWAAKLIAADNKNPENYLTYGEALVRNGKYADAKQAFYLYGRYSNGKLFESQFLQASCDSALYQMNNPQTQATVKSLDILSTPYSDWGLVKYRNGFVFSSDRPWEQKTIDKNSKKLYGWTGRPFLKIFYVESDPEKNVWGTPTLFSDFFNGEYHTAGAAFNERQNTVFFTRTRFVNTPETGTKPVLRLEIFMSEAWKEAKPFKHNSILKYSVGDPAVTSDGSRLYFVSDMLGGYGGTDIYYCDMGTDGEWGAFKNAGPGINSKGDERFPTLMNDNVMFFSSNGRIGMGGLDIYRATRSKEEWKDVIRLDYPINSPQDDFSLVVTKISGVPENADKIKLEGFFSSDRFDSKGADDIYQFTCVMPQFQKEYYYKGRTINNETGLPITNVSITVIDLASKTSNTYKSNDKGDYEVPLKPNRQYEIVMKKNNYFASKQLFNTGDQLRPDMLQSDLKFDPIVLDRSIRLNNIYYDFNKATITAESQNDLDNLVGVMKENPEIIVELGAHTDSRGDAATNLALSQKRAQAVVDYVVTKGIAATRIIAKGYGKTKPLVMCDNAADCSEAEHALNRRTEFKVTKVSAIASSK, translated from the coding sequence ATGAAACGTTTTTTAGGTATTTTAACAATAGTAGGTTTTATCTGCAGTGCAGAGATGACCTACGCACAGGTTGATAAGGCCGATCAGGAGTTTGAGCAGTTGAGTTATACTACTGCGTTAGAACTTTACAAAAAAGCCTTTGAACAAACCAAAACAGTACCAATTCTTCAAAGAATTGTTGAGTGTTATAAACGAACCAATCGTTATAAAGAGTGGGAAACTTGGGCGGCAAAATTAATTGCTGCAGACAATAAAAATCCAGAGAATTACCTTACTTATGGTGAAGCTTTGGTAAGAAATGGTAAATACGCTGATGCTAAGCAAGCCTTTTATTTGTATGGCCGTTATTCTAATGGTAAATTATTCGAGTCACAGTTTTTACAAGCTTCTTGTGATAGTGCTCTGTATCAAATGAATAACCCTCAAACTCAGGCTACAGTAAAGTCTCTTGATATTTTGAGTACTCCTTATTCGGATTGGGGATTGGTAAAATATCGTAATGGTTTCGTGTTCAGTTCTGACCGTCCATGGGAACAAAAAACAATTGATAAAAACTCTAAGAAACTTTATGGCTGGACAGGTCGTCCATTCTTAAAGATTTTCTATGTAGAAAGTGATCCTGAGAAAAATGTTTGGGGAACTCCAACCTTATTCTCTGATTTCTTCAATGGTGAATATCATACTGCAGGTGCTGCATTCAATGAGCGCCAGAATACAGTATTCTTTACTCGTACTCGTTTTGTAAATACTCCAGAAACCGGTACTAAACCAGTTTTGCGTTTAGAGATATTCATGTCTGAAGCTTGGAAAGAAGCTAAACCATTTAAGCATAACTCAATTTTGAAATACTCAGTAGGAGACCCTGCCGTTACTTCAGACGGTAGTCGTTTATACTTTGTTTCTGATATGTTAGGTGGCTACGGAGGTACAGACATTTACTATTGCGATATGGGTACTGATGGGGAGTGGGGCGCATTTAAGAATGCTGGTCCTGGCATTAATAGTAAGGGTGATGAGCGTTTTCCTACTTTAATGAATGATAATGTAATGTTCTTCTCTTCAAACGGCCGTATTGGTATGGGAGGATTGGACATTTACCGTGCTACTCGTTCAAAAGAAGAATGGAAAGACGTTATTCGTTTAGATTATCCGATTAACTCACCTCAGGATGATTTCAGTTTGGTGGTTACTAAGATATCAGGTGTTCCGGAGAATGCTGATAAAATTAAATTAGAAGGTTTCTTCTCTTCGGATCGTTTTGACTCAAAAGGTGCTGACGATATTTATCAGTTTACTTGTGTAATGCCTCAGTTCCAAAAGGAATACTATTACAAAGGGCGTACAATCAATAATGAGACCGGTTTGCCAATTACCAATGTTTCGATTACTGTAATTGATTTGGCTAGCAAAACATCCAATACCTATAAATCAAATGATAAAGGTGATTACGAAGTTCCGTTAAAGCCAAATCGTCAATATGAGATTGTGATGAAGAAGAATAACTATTTCGCTTCAAAACAATTATTCAATACAGGAGATCAACTGCGCCCTGACATGTTGCAATCAGACTTAAAGTTTGACCCAATTGTATTGGATCGTTCAATCCGTTTGAATAACATTTATTATGACTTTAATAAGGCTACCATTACGGCTGAATCTCAAAATGATTTAGATAATTTGGTGGGTGTTATGAAAGAAAACCCTGAGATTATTGTAGAGCTTGGTGCTCATACCGATTCAAGAGGTGATGCTGCTACCAATTTAGCATTGTCGCAGAAACGCGCCCAAGCTGTAGTTGATTATGTAGTTACTAAAGGAATTGCAGCTACACGTATTATTGCTAAGGGTTACGGAAAAACCAAACCTCTTGTAATGTGCGATAACGCTGCTGATTGTTCGGAGGCTGAACATGCTTTGAACCGTCGTACAGAATTTAAAGTGACAAAAGTAAGTGCTATTGCTTCAAGCAAATAA